One Candidatus Binatia bacterium DNA window includes the following coding sequences:
- a CDS encoding MaoC family dehydratase yields the protein MDRGRYFEDFKVGEVIQHWPGRTIRDFDDTWFTLLTMNTNPLHFDEHYASRSQHGRCLVNGTLVFALTVGMSVRDISQNAIANLEYESVKHLAPTFHGDTIYAESEILDKTESRSKPDRGVVYVETRARNQRGEVVLTLRRRVLIPKRPG from the coding sequence ATGGACAGGGGGCGCTATTTCGAAGACTTCAAGGTCGGGGAAGTCATCCAGCACTGGCCCGGGCGGACCATCCGGGACTTCGACGACACCTGGTTCACGCTGCTCACGATGAACACGAACCCCCTCCACTTCGACGAGCACTACGCTTCCCGGTCGCAGCACGGGCGGTGCCTGGTGAACGGCACTCTCGTTTTCGCCTTGACCGTTGGGATGAGCGTCCGGGACATCAGCCAGAACGCCATTGCGAACCTGGAGTACGAATCGGTCAAACATTTGGCGCCCACGTTCCACGGGGACACGATCTACGCGGAGAGCGAGATTCTCGACAAAACCGAGTCCCGCTCGAAGCCCGACCGGGGTGTGGTCTACGTCGAGACCAGGGCGCGCAACCAGCGCGGGGAGGTCGTCCTCACGCTCCGCCGGCGTGTTCTGATTCCCAAGCGTCCGGGCTGA
- a CDS encoding amidohydrolase codes for MTEPPTVWSDYLEAAYRERAPRGTLDENGHPCMLLDGRLVMRHAMLLTLGPEYDFADYRPREGGWNPAARLEDMDAEGIDVAVLFPSIGLYVSETNDPKLLAALCRAYNDWLADYCRHAPDRLVGVALLPLLDVEESIRELERATEKLGFRGAFFRPNPYANRAIHDAAYEPLWDCAATLGVPVTVHEGLSDSMPTLGRERFSNAAMLHVLSHPFEQMAACAGLILTGVLERHPSLRVAFLESGSGWLPYWLERMDSHWETWRKVLPPLRHRPSEYFRRQCVISTEPDDDVVRAVVEYVGDDSIVWASDYPHPDAHFPGAVTKTLESMAGLSADTRRKILATNAARLYGLELPSKKARAVS; via the coding sequence GTGACGGAGCCACCGACGGTCTGGTCGGACTATCTCGAAGCGGCCTATCGAGAGCGGGCGCCCAGAGGGACGCTCGACGAGAACGGGCACCCGTGCATGCTGCTGGACGGGCGGCTCGTGATGCGGCACGCGATGCTGCTCACGCTGGGGCCCGAGTACGACTTCGCCGACTACAGGCCCCGAGAAGGGGGATGGAACCCGGCTGCGCGGCTCGAGGACATGGACGCCGAGGGCATCGACGTCGCGGTGCTGTTTCCGTCCATCGGGCTCTACGTGAGCGAAACGAACGACCCGAAGCTCCTCGCGGCACTCTGCCGGGCCTACAACGACTGGCTCGCCGATTACTGCCGGCACGCGCCGGACCGGCTCGTGGGGGTCGCCCTCCTTCCCCTTCTGGACGTCGAGGAATCGATCCGGGAGCTCGAGCGCGCCACGGAAAAGCTCGGCTTTCGCGGCGCGTTTTTCCGGCCGAACCCGTACGCGAACCGCGCCATCCACGACGCGGCCTACGAGCCCCTCTGGGATTGCGCCGCCACGCTCGGCGTGCCGGTGACCGTCCACGAGGGCCTTTCGGATTCCATGCCCACGCTCGGCCGGGAACGTTTCTCCAACGCTGCCATGCTGCACGTGCTCTCCCATCCGTTCGAACAGATGGCAGCGTGCGCGGGCCTGATCCTCACGGGCGTCCTCGAGCGGCATCCTTCCCTGCGCGTGGCCTTCCTCGAGTCGGGTTCCGGCTGGCTCCCCTACTGGCTCGAACGGATGGACTCGCACTGGGAGACGTGGCGCAAGGTGCTCCCGCCGCTCCGGCATCGGCCGTCGGAGTACTTCCGGCGGCAGTGCGTGATTTCCACGGAGCCCGACGACGACGTCGTGCGAGCGGTCGTGGAATACGTCGGCGACGACTCGATCGTCTGGGCGTCGGACTATCCGCACCCCGACGCCCACTTCCCGGGTGCGGTGACGAAAACGCTCGAGTCGATGGCCGGCCTCTCCGCGGACACCCGGCGGAAAATCCTCGCCACGAACGCCGCGCGTCTCTACGGCCTCGAGCTGCCTTCGAAAAAGGCGAGGGCGGTGTCCTGA
- a CDS encoding enoyl-CoA hydratase, with amino-acid sequence MAEYREILYEVEDGVATVTLHRPEKLNAWTLRMGAEVRHALWSAERDDAVRAVVVTGAGRAYCAGADMDLLRSLGSGEGAEPLPEDLRVPEDPSSPPVFRGEYSYPLGMTKPVLAAVNGVAAGLGFSYMLYYDIRIASERARFGALFARRGLVAEHGTAWLLPRLVGLGNACEILFSGRWVEAEEARRLGLVQAVVPHDELLPYVRNYARELATECSPRSLRIMKRQLYGALFQDLGEAMREADREMVASFSSEDFREGVLAFLEKRPPRFRGR; translated from the coding sequence ATGGCGGAGTACCGCGAAATTCTTTACGAAGTCGAGGACGGAGTCGCCACGGTCACGCTCCACCGCCCCGAGAAGCTCAACGCGTGGACACTGCGGATGGGTGCCGAGGTGCGGCACGCCCTCTGGAGCGCGGAGCGGGACGACGCCGTCCGGGCCGTGGTCGTGACGGGCGCGGGTCGCGCGTACTGCGCGGGTGCCGACATGGATCTCCTGAGAAGCCTGGGTTCGGGCGAGGGAGCCGAGCCGCTCCCGGAAGACCTGCGCGTTCCCGAGGACCCGTCGTCGCCCCCGGTCTTCCGCGGGGAGTACAGCTATCCCCTGGGAATGACGAAGCCCGTCCTGGCTGCCGTCAACGGCGTCGCGGCGGGCCTGGGCTTTTCCTACATGCTCTACTACGACATCCGCATCGCGTCGGAGCGAGCTCGCTTCGGCGCGCTGTTTGCCCGGCGGGGGCTCGTGGCCGAGCACGGAACCGCCTGGCTTCTTCCGCGACTCGTGGGGCTCGGGAACGCCTGCGAGATTCTTTTCTCGGGACGGTGGGTCGAGGCGGAGGAGGCGCGGAGGCTCGGGCTCGTGCAGGCCGTCGTGCCGCACGACGAGCTTCTCCCCTACGTGCGGAACTACGCCCGCGAGCTGGCCACCGAGTGTTCGCCTCGCTCGCTCCGGATCATGAAGAGGCAGCTTTACGGAGCTCTCTTCCAGGACCTGGGGGAGGCCATGCGAGAGGCGGACCGCGAGATGGTCGCGAGCTTCTCGAGCGAAGATTTTCGCGAAGGGGTGCTCGCGTTCCTCGAGAAGCGGCCGCCCCGGTTCCGCGGTCGTTGA
- the gltA gene encoding citrate synthase codes for MKNTLSVTDNRTGKTYEIPIEHGAIHAEALRQIKTGPDDPGLLSYDPSLRNTARCKSKITYVDGERGILRYRGYAIEELAEKSTYLETAYLIVKGELPDVRHFEMWKYNITVHTMVHENIKKFMDGFRYDAHPTGILIGTVGALSTFYPDAKNVLDLESRRLQTRRLIGKLPTLAAFAYRRTRGLPYVYPDNELSYVGNFLSMMFRMTELRYKPDPVLERAIDKLFILCADHELSCSTNALRCVASSHVDPFSAVAASIAGLAGPRNQSTYEGVIHMLEEIGSVSRVPEFVRKVKSGELAPLGFGHPVYKTEDPRVRIMRRIAPEVFEVTGKNSITEVALELDRIAREDEYFVERHLYPNLGFWAGILYHAMGIPASMLPVMIAIPRTAGWMAHWAESIRDPEQELARPRQLYVGEDLRPYTPIEERPEPTMREDAVDWRI; via the coding sequence ATGAAGAACACGCTCTCGGTCACCGACAACCGTACGGGGAAAACCTACGAGATTCCCATCGAGCACGGTGCCATCCACGCCGAAGCGCTCCGGCAGATCAAAACCGGCCCCGACGACCCGGGCCTCCTGTCCTACGACCCCTCGCTGCGCAACACGGCACGCTGCAAGAGCAAGATCACGTACGTCGACGGCGAGCGCGGTATCCTGCGCTACCGGGGCTACGCGATCGAGGAACTCGCCGAAAAAAGCACCTACCTCGAGACCGCCTACCTGATCGTCAAGGGCGAGCTCCCCGACGTGCGCCACTTCGAGATGTGGAAGTACAACATCACCGTCCACACCATGGTCCACGAGAACATCAAGAAGTTCATGGACGGCTTCCGGTACGACGCCCATCCCACGGGGATCCTGATCGGTACCGTGGGCGCGCTCTCGACCTTCTACCCGGACGCGAAAAACGTCCTCGACCTCGAATCGCGGAGGCTCCAGACCCGCCGGCTCATCGGAAAGCTGCCGACGCTCGCCGCTTTCGCCTACCGCCGGACGCGTGGTCTTCCCTACGTCTACCCGGACAACGAGCTCAGCTATGTCGGGAACTTCCTTTCCATGATGTTCCGGATGACGGAACTCCGGTACAAGCCCGATCCCGTGCTCGAGCGAGCCATCGACAAGCTCTTCATCCTTTGCGCCGACCACGAGCTGAGCTGTTCCACGAACGCGCTCCGCTGCGTCGCGAGCTCCCACGTCGACCCCTTCTCGGCCGTCGCGGCCTCGATCGCCGGGCTCGCGGGGCCGCGGAACCAGAGCACGTACGAGGGCGTGATCCACATGCTCGAAGAGATCGGCTCCGTATCGCGGGTCCCCGAGTTCGTGAGAAAAGTCAAAAGCGGAGAGCTCGCCCCGCTGGGGTTCGGCCACCCGGTCTACAAGACCGAAGACCCGCGCGTGCGCATCATGAGAAGGATCGCCCCGGAGGTTTTCGAGGTGACGGGGAAGAACTCCATCACCGAGGTGGCACTCGAACTCGACCGCATCGCGCGCGAGGACGAGTACTTCGTCGAGCGACACCTCTACCCGAACCTCGGCTTCTGGGCGGGCATTCTTTACCACGCCATGGGAATCCCGGCCTCGATGCTGCCCGTCATGATCGCCATTCCGCGCACGGCGGGCTGGATGGCCCACTGGGCCGAGTCGATCCGGGACCCCGAGCAAGAACTCGCGCGGCCTCGGCAGCTCTACGTGGGAGAGGACCTGCGCCCCTACACGCCCATCGAGGAGCGGCCCGAGCCCACGATGCGGGAGGACGCGGTCGACTGGCGGATCTGA
- a CDS encoding hypothetical protein (possible pseudo, frameshifted) codes for MLFSDIRGFTSLAEGWDPEELISTMNAYFEEMTDVVFAHGGTLDKYMGDAVMAFWGAPLEQSDHARRACATALEMLRRLEALNRAWAEEGKPELECGIGIATGEMIVGNLGSRRRLSYTVVGDSVNLASRLEALNKTYGTRILLSENVVELAGGDFLVREIDRIQVRGKTRATRIFELLGTAGDAAALRTRVDRFERALRFYREGKFPEARELFSALAREEGGGVAAYYEKRCGERLGSPAA; via the coding sequence GTGCTTTTTTCCGACATTCGGGGATTCACTTCTCTCGCCGAGGGCTGGGACCCGGAAGAACTCATCTCGACGATGAACGCGTACTTCGAAGAGATGACCGACGTCGTGTTCGCGCACGGGGGCACCCTCGACAAGTACATGGGCGACGCCGTGATGGCATTCTGGGGTGCCCCCCTCGAGCAGTCCGACCACGCTCGTCGGGCCTGCGCTACGGCGCTCGAAATGCTCCGGAGGCTCGAAGCGCTGAACCGTGCGTGGGCCGAGGAAGGGAAGCCCGAGCTCGAATGCGGGATCGGCATCGCCACCGGCGAGATGATCGTCGGTAATCTCGGTTCCCGGCGCCGGTTGAGCTACACCGTGGTCGGGGACTCCGTGAACCTGGCCTCGCGGCTCGAAGCTCTCAACAAAACGTACGGGACGCGCATCCTCTTGTCCGAGAACGTCGTCGAGCTCGCGGGCGGGGATTTCCTCGTGCGAGAGATCGACCGGATACAGGTGCGAGGGAAGACGCGGGCCACGCGCATCTTCGAACTTCTCGGCACGGCCGGCGACGCGGCCGCGCTCCGCACTCGCGTGGACCGCTTCGAACGGGCTCTACGTTTTTACCGTGAGGGGAAGTTCCCGGAGGCGCGCGAGCTTTTCTCCGCGCTCGCACGCGAGGAGGGTGGAGGGGTGGCCGCCTACTACGAGAAGCGGTGCGGCGAACGCCTCGGTTCTCCGGCGGCCTGA